Within the Streptomyces sp. YIM 121038 genome, the region TGTACCCGTCAAGCACCGGCCAGGAGGCCTGCGAGATCGGCGCCGCGCTCGCCCTGGAGGAGCGCGACTGGCTCTTCCCCAGCTATCGCGACACCCTCGCGGCCGTGGCGCGCGGCCTCGACCCGGTGCGCGCCCTCACGCTCCTGCGCGGGGACTGGCACACCGGGTACGACCCGCGTGAGCACCGGATAGCGCCCCTGTGCACACCGCTGGCCACCCAGCTGCCGCACGCCGTGGGCCTCGCGCACGCCGCCCGCCTCAAGGGCGACGACGTCGTCGCGCTCGCCATGGTCGGCGACGGCGGCACCAGCGAGGGCGACTTCCACGAGGCGCTGAACTTCGCGGCCGTGTGGCGGGCGCCGGTGGTCTTCCTCGTGCAGAACAACGGCTTCGCGATCTCCGTGCCGCTCGCCAAGCAGACGGCCGCTCCCTCCTTGGCGCACAAGGCCGTGGGCTACGGCATGCCGGGCCGCCTGGTGGACGGCAACGACGCGGTCGCGGTGCACCAGGTGCTCAGCGAGGCCGTGCGGCACGCGCGCGAGGGCGGCGGCCCCACCCTCGTGGAAGCGGTGACGTACCGCCTGGAAGCGCACACCAACGCGGACGACGCCACGCGCTACCGCCAGGACGACGAGGTGGAGGCCTGGCGCGACCACGACCCGGTCCTGCTCGTGGAGCGGGAGCTGACCGCGCGCGGGCTGCTCGACGAGGACCGCGCCGCCACGGTGCGCGAGAACGCCGAGGCGATGGCGGCGGACCTGAGGGAACGGATGAACCAGGACCCCGAGCTCGACCCGATGGACCTGTTCACCCACGTGTACGCCGAGCAGACCTCCCAACTGCGCGAGCAGGCCGCCCAGCTGCGGGCCGAGCTCGACGCCGAGACCGAGTCGGACGGAGCGGGCCGATGACCACTGTCGCCGTGAAACCGGCCACCATGGGGCAGGCGCTCGGGCGCGCCCTGCGCGACGCGATGGCCGACGACCCCACCGTGCACGTCATGGGTGAGGACGTCGGCACGCTCGGCGGCGTCTTCCGCGTCACCGACGGACTCGCCGCGGAGTTCGGCGACGACCGCTGCACGGACACGCCGCTGGCCGAGGCGGGCATCCTGGGGACCGCGGTCGGCATGGCGATGTACGGCCTGCGGCCCGTCGTGGAGATGCAGTTCGACGCGTTCGCCTACCCCGCCTTCGAGCAGCTGATCTCGCACGTGGCGCGGATGCGCAACCGCACCAAGGGCGCGATGCCCATGCCGCTCACCATCCGGGTGCCGTACGGCGGCGGGATCGGCGGCGTCGAGCACCACAGCGACTCCTCCGAGGCGTACTACATGGCGACGCCGGGGCTCCATGTCGTCACGCCCGCCACGGTCGCCGACGCCTACGGCCTGCTGCGGGCCGCCATCGCCTCCGACGACCCCGTGGTCTTCCTGGAGCCCAAGCGCCTGTACTGGTCGAAGGCCGAGTGGAATCCGGACACACCGGAGACGGTGGAGCCCATCGGCAGGGCCGTGGTGCGGCGCACCGGGCGCAGCGCCTCACTGATCACGTACGGCCCGTCCGTGCCGGTCTGTCTGGAGGCGGCGGAGGCGGCGCGCGCGGAGGGCTGGGACCTCGAAGTGGTCGACCTGCGCTCGCTGGTGCCGTTCGACGACGAGACGGTGGCCGCTTCCGTGCGGCGCACCGGGCGCGCGG harbors:
- a CDS encoding alpha-ketoacid dehydrogenase subunit beta, producing the protein MTTVAVKPATMGQALGRALRDAMADDPTVHVMGEDVGTLGGVFRVTDGLAAEFGDDRCTDTPLAEAGILGTAVGMAMYGLRPVVEMQFDAFAYPAFEQLISHVARMRNRTKGAMPMPLTIRVPYGGGIGGVEHHSDSSEAYYMATPGLHVVTPATVADAYGLLRAAIASDDPVVFLEPKRLYWSKAEWNPDTPETVEPIGRAVVRRTGRSASLITYGPSVPVCLEAAEAARAEGWDLEVVDLRSLVPFDDETVAASVRRTGRAVVVHEASSFGGPGGEIAARITERCFHHLEAPVLRVAGLDIPYPPPMLERHHLPGVDRILDAVARLQWEARS
- the pdhA gene encoding pyruvate dehydrogenase (acetyl-transferring) E1 component subunit alpha, with the protein product MTVMEQRGAYRPAPPPAWQLRTDPEPLLPDAAPYRVLGTEAAASADPQLLLRLHAELVRGRRYNTQATALTKQGRLAVYPSSTGQEACEIGAALALEERDWLFPSYRDTLAAVARGLDPVRALTLLRGDWHTGYDPREHRIAPLCTPLATQLPHAVGLAHAARLKGDDVVALAMVGDGGTSEGDFHEALNFAAVWRAPVVFLVQNNGFAISVPLAKQTAAPSLAHKAVGYGMPGRLVDGNDAVAVHQVLSEAVRHAREGGGPTLVEAVTYRLEAHTNADDATRYRQDDEVEAWRDHDPVLLVERELTARGLLDEDRAATVRENAEAMAADLRERMNQDPELDPMDLFTHVYAEQTSQLREQAAQLRAELDAETESDGAGR